The segment ATTATACCAAAAACGGCCAAGCAGCAGTGGAGGCATAGGTATAAATTTTAGCTGaactgctacagtgcacatttatctatagatgtgcactataccagacatctaaaaaaaaaattttaattttttattcacccacgagattaaaataatactgctttggttattttttttcatttcttttatctCATCGTCCTCTCTCTCAGTCACTCTCAAGCTCCCATATGAATTtctcaagctctcatctctcatctctcagTTTACCGCCGCCTCAGCCCACGTTGTCCCAGCCGTCGATCGCCTCACCCTACGCCTTCCCAGCCGTTGATCACCTCACCCCACGCCGTCCCAGCCGCCGTgattgtggttttgttttgtttttttttttctatgttgtgttgtggttgccAAAGTAGAGTGGTGGTTGTAGCcgatgatggtggtggtggtggtggtggtggttgtggttgtggttgtggctgaTGATATAGGTGGTTGTGGATGGTGCTGTGGATTTTTTTTGATTgtaagatatattattttagtgtagaggaaatattattttattgtgttgaaagctaaaatagatccactgctgtagcATGTGtataggtaaaataaataaagtaacttttggtggagctaaaaagctaaatttttagctacactgttgtggatgctcttatgtTGGGCAATATTCGGCAAATTAGGCTCAAttttagttaactcaactaCCGTAAGCAAAATTTGGCATAATCCTCCTGGTGTGGTGTGGTCCTACTAGGCACGAAGCTAGTGAACTTATATTTCGTTTTTGTGgtcttcttatattttgatttttaattgaattgaaaaaaatggGGTGACGGGTTTGATCATTTTCCCAACACATGAATTTAGTAAAAAGAGAATTCATCTGTTAAAAGTCTTGCAACATAACTGACATTTCTTAATGTTTTTAATGGAtctgatatttttattttgatgataatttaatagttgggGAGAGTTGAATTCAAACACTGCATATCTCTTTTAAAAACTTCAATAAATGCCAATTGAACTATAAAATTCTTAGTATTGATTAAGAATTTTTAACCAAAAACCTCATAAATCTCATAAgttattttatgaattattaGACACCTTAGATTATAACTTCTCCCCTGCCTAAAAACGGAGAAATTAGAAAAAagtatataactttttttttttttttttttgagaaagaagtatATAACTATTAGTTACATTACGAGCACTAACATTAGCTTCACCAAAATAACATTTCAAAAAGATTATAACTAAACTCACCCCAGAACATTCCTGCATTAGCTTCAACAAACTGTAAGCTAAAATAATTCTTTGAATAGTGTCTTAATACATGTATTGAGAAACTATTTGTAGCTCAACAATCcaatttattttaccattttatattCTCTCTCCACAAAAAGGACTCGCAAAGCTTGAGCTCTCCCCATTGGGTAGTAATCTGGCGGTGCGTTGTCGACAAGGATCTATTTAGGTTTGATGTGGTTGTGTTTGTCTGATCTAGaaagtttgagaaaatgttgAGTCGGGGACAGAAGACAGATAGGGggaagaaaaattgatatttgaatatataaaaaaacaataattaaatgaaatagtaacataatattaaatatgatGTAGTGGTCAAATGAAATAGAAATATAATATTAAGGGTTGTTTAGAAAcagattatttatttgaaattgatttttttttctaaagtatTGCAAATAGtcaaataaaactaaaagtgagctgaaatagtatagttaatatttaaatataaaaaaattaattaaatgaaatagtaacataatattaaatatgatATACTGGTCAAATGAAATAGGAATATAATATTAAGGGTTATTTGAAAATAGATTATTTggttgaaattgtttttttcttttttaaagtattgcaaataaccaaataaaactaaaagttagttaaaatagtatagtgaaactcatgaatagtaccaaaaagtgtaataaaatctataaatgatagtaaaagtaaagtaaataGTAAAAGAAGCGGTttaatataagtttattttaaaCACAATCTGAATACGATGCACTAGCAAATTAGCTAAAAGTAATAAAAGTGAagattttaatcaaaatttaaccAAAAGTGCATTGAAGTGAGTGTGAATAGTCCAGATtacaaaattggaaaattttcatgaaaaattgagaatatcTACAAGGAAGGAAGCATTctagaagaagaacaaaaaagatGGTAGGAGCCTAGGAGGAAAGGAGAAaatatactattattattattattataataataagaagTAAACAAGATTGATTAGTAATAGATTGGAGGCGCATAAACCAGACAGGTGGGGGCCATGGTGCAATGAATTAGTCACAAAAACCATCACCATTCACTCATCACCACCATTCACacaccaacccaacccaacccaactcctttcatcttttcttcctgaaacaaaaccaaacaaaccccaCACGTTTCTCTTCTTTTGCAATTTGTCCCCTCCTTTCCTTTTTCTGTTGAGAACCAACCCCCTCTTAAACCCGCCACCTCTTTCCTTTGGTCCCCCcatcttcttcaaaaacaaCTTCTGGGTCTCTGAGATTTTGTTcacagaaaaccaaaaaaaaaaaaaaactagaaagaTTTTTGATGCagggtgttgttgttgttcttggaGGTGCTACAAGAAGTGGGTCGGTATCCACTTTGTCAATGGAGGACAACAACCTAGTCTTGTCCTCTGAGGATTCTTCTAGCCCAGATGAGTCTGAGCTTGAGTTGGGTCTTGGCTTGAGCCTTGGTGGTACTGCTACTGCTTGCAAGCCCCAACAACACTATGCTAGGATTTTGACTGCGAAGGATTTTCCTTCTGTGGGTTCTTCAGTTTCAGtttcagcttcttcttcttcgtcatcttcatcttcttcttgttcCTCCTCATTGAGCAGAGCTAATGTTACTGCTGGGACCAAGAGAAGTGCTGattctgttgctgctgctgctaaTGGTGCCAGGTAATAAGACCTTTAGGAATTAGGATATTGTGTGTTTTTACTTGTTTATTTTCTGCTTACTGTTTTAAGTTACTTTGTAATTTCAAGGCTATTTAATTTATGTGCCTTTAatcataataatatttttcctcAGGTTGTCAGTTCATAACTTCGATCTCTCTCTactatgccttttttttttttttttttttttttttggttctgaaTCTGTCACATGtttattttgggattttttttggaatatttattGTTGGGTTTTGATAGATCTGATACTTATAAACGTATGGTGCTTTTGATTACCTTTATTTTGAGGTTTAATTCCCATAAATAATCGTACGCGCTTACATGtgataaattgcaaattttaagGACCCCAAAACCATTGGTGATAAGACTTGTGCCCTGCTTTTCCTTTGTCTAATGGAAGACCCAAGCTTTCTCTTGTTTGgtctaaaaaaattgagaaatccAATAAATAGTTGTCTCCCACTTGGCACCCAAAACCACAAGGAATAAGAATCATCTAAGCATATCCCTCAAATCAATAGTTTTCAAGAAGATAAAGTTACTGTGTTTTCCTCAAACATGACGCCAACTAACATGAATGATTTTAAGACAAGCTGACACTAAAGATTATAATATAACAAAGTTGAAATTTTAGATTGAATTGATTTAATGCAATTGTTGAAATCACACAAGAGACTAATATTGGCATGATTTCATCCTAGATCCTGGTCGATCGCAGGAGAGTCGATGATAAGTTATGTTCACACTTCACACAACTCTTATGAAGTTCCAAGTAAATTTGATGATGGGTACAGATGGATCCACAATAGATACATCTTAATACATTGCTGATGTGATGCAAATAAGAATAGCATGTGTGTTAGTGTGTATGTTATTGGATCTGACACTTCTAAATCAGCTGTACTTTAGCATTTACTAATTTATATTCGTGGATCGAAATCAATTCTTCAATTGATCCAATATTCTATTTCAGTAGATCCACCTAATGTAATACAACAATAAGTGTAACATAGTATTTCAAAGGCATAAAATGTTTGAGAATGTTTTCATAGTCAAGCTGTGTTAAATTGTCACTTCTTttccaatataataaatttgaaataaaaaaaatcgttCTCAACATTCTTTCACATTGGAATGGGAAGTTTTCATTATTGCAtagaaagttttaatatttcaagGGGGAAGTTGCCCCCTCCCCCAACCAATAATGATTTGTAATTGGATCTTGCATGGTCTTGCTTTCAAATGCAATCTTGCCTAGAACTTTCTTAATTGGCAATTAGTCGTGAACTTTTGAGTATCATAATATCACTGACTTTTTCTCTTGTTGTTCTGTGGCTGAACTAGcacattgtcctttttttttttttttttttttttgtgtggctgAACTAGCATGTATGGTTACCCAGCAACATTGTCCTGGCTGGAGTTGTTGCATTTAtgtcttttgttttaaaacCGTTATGGAGCAGAACTAATGGTTTTGCTTGTCTTGTCCAAAAGTGCCATCAAATTGGTGATTTTGACATCATAAGGAGTGGTTCACCAACATGTGTTTGTTGGCTTCTGAAGAGTTTTAAGTAGATTTTTGCTGTTTGAAAGTTTCTTATGTAGAGTAGATTGTTGGCAGTACCATGCCTATTCTATAAGATAAAATTGCTTCTTGATGCCATGGCCCTTTAATCAGGGGCGGGGCCACCTTAAGGCCACccaggaccaccctgacctaattttttttttttaatatatataataatttaaaattttttatttgtctatccttcaaaaaaaatttgggaacaccctcagttttttttatgccaagaaaattaaattttgctccataatttgttctacattcaatggatgaatgattgcttggttgtgtacattgaaagagatgtagcttgtagcattgataatgagaccaTCATgtatcaatttcaaaatatgaaaactcttAAAAagcaattgtaaactttatgtatttgcttgtttttttattgttgttgttgtcaatatatgaatttctctttttattagattgtgtaatttatgctttttAAGGAATACCCTgagaaaaattcctagagccgccactgCCTTTAATTCTGTCATTACCGTTTGGGATCTAATTACTTGTCTTGAAGATGCAGAAAAATCTtgtaaaatgggaaaaaaatataaaaaaaatcttaatttttctgGTATTGAGATTTTGTTGACATTGGTTCTTTCTATTTGTGCTACATATTATTGAATCGGGTGGTTGCATTTCAGCAACCTGTTGTCTTAGTTTTGTTTTCTCCACTGACGTTCTTATTAAATTCTTGCAGCAGTCAGGTTGTGGGATGGCCTCCTATAAGATCATATAGAATGAATAGTTTGGTCAACCAAGCAAAATTACCAGCCACTGAAGAATTCAACTCACTGATTGGGAACAGTAAAAACAGCAATACTGTGGCTGGGAAGGGAACTAACAATTGCAGTGACAAGAACAATGGTAGTGCCAAAGAAAATGGGCGCTTAAGGAGTTCTCTGTTTGTGAAGGTGAATATGGATGGAACTCCTATTGGAAGGAAGGTTGATCTGAGTGCACACAGATGCTATGAAACCTTGGCACAAACTCTGGAGGATATGTTTCACACATCAACttcaacaataagctcaatacGTGAGTGTTTCTtataccatttattttaaatttcagaaTAAAGAGTCAAGAACCCTTTCAAAGACTGATTTTATGGTTTAAAAAGCCAGGTCTCTCTGCACAATTAATTGTTGTTTACTTCTATGTTTTGTGCACAAGCTGACTTGGAATGTGactcaaaaatgaaatattgtgATGTTTTGTTATCTTATTAGCTTTTAATAAATCCAGATTGGGTAATTTGAGATCTATGTTCACTAGTTAATGTGAGTTACATGTGTTAGTTTACTTCTTATATAAGCAAAGCTTTCAAGTTACAATTTGAAACTTTGGTGTTAGCCTTTGTACATTCAAAAACTGATTCCTTAATATTGAGTCTATTTCCATTGAGTATTccaacaatttttaaatttccatATAGGaacaataatattttctctaaattttgaaGCAGTAGAAGCATTGGATAATTTAAGATTGAAGCAAAATGTCAAATCTAAGAACTGCTTTTCATCCAATCCTTCTTCATTGATTTTGTCTTGGATGATAGTGTGTGTTTATAGTTATTCAtgatttggattttattttattttatttttatgtcttttaaactaagtggtggtggtggcaattGATTAGGATCAAGTGGGGAGGAACATGACAAAGCAACAAGATCATCAAAAATGCTGGGTGGATCATCTGATTTTGTGCTTACATATGAAGACAAAGAGGGAGACTGGATGCTTGTTGGGGATGTTCCTTGGGGGTATGTATACTATGTTTCATCATTATCTGATCTGGTTATGAATGGCCTAGGAATTCATGAGGATAAGGTTCTCAGTACTGTGACACTGCCATGTCCACCTAGTACTTAATTTGTTACTTAGGTGTTGTGTTGGCATTGCCTGGTTACCACGGTCATAATGCAGGTGATGGTTGTTTTGTTAGGCAATGTGTCAATAACTGCCTGGATTCTTAATACATGAACTTGAGTTgttttatagaaatatgcaAGATTGGTGCAAGACACTTGCAGCCATTAATCTCATTGAATTTATTTGGCAAAGGGCCATTGAATTTATCCTAAATTGATCAAAAACTCatcttaattatttttcattccaATTTCTTTGTGTCATGATGTGTACTATGAATCAATTGTTAGCTTTGAATTTGAGTTATGTTTGTTGGAAATGCTAGGAAGAGCTCACTATAATGTTAAATGGGGTATAACCTTGGAACTATGAACCTTATTGCTGCTGAGGTTCAAAGTTTCAGGTCATGTAGGTGGGGGAGAACTTCAATGAAGTGCTCTCTTGATAATTGTCTTCCATGCTCCATGTGTGAACATTCTGCGTTTTATTCTAGGATTTATGTTCCATGACAAATGTGAGAGTAAAGAATGTTGAGTCTTGgaataggtaaaaaaaaaacagaaattaaTAAATCAAGATCATAGAAATGAACTTTGAGCTGAGTTTGtcttttttagtaaattttatGTACTCTTGGTGATTTTATCCTCTACCTTTTGATCTCTGTTTTGTCATATAATCTGGTCTGATTATctaaattcttttcttttattctttaaattgcATTCAGGATGTTCATTAACTCTGTAAGGAGGCTAAAAATTATGAGGACATCTGAAGCTAAGGGACTTGGTAAGTAGCTTTGCAATCAACACTAGGTTTCAGCTCTAGAAAGCTGCATTTCTGCTTGTATCATGTGGTAAAATGACTCTTAATCTGCAGCTCCAAGGTCAGAAGAAAGGAATGGGAGGCAAAGAACCAATCCCATCTAGACCTGGTTTTCAGAACTTTAGCAACTGACGATACATGGCTTGAAAGAGATAtacaaaagagagaaagttACAGCATAGTCAATGCATTTTGAAAAGTAATGATTGATCCACGGCTCTTCTATTTGTTTTGGGTTGTGAttttcttgaatatatatatgtatattttttctGTTCAGTTGTTTTTGTTACTATACTCCTGGGAGTTCTATCCCTGCCTTTTGGAAGCCACAGGCATCTTAGTTTTCAATGCCATACTGCTATACACATGCATAGTTCAGTAAATATTGTTTGTTTATGCTGTAAATGTGAGTGTTTCAATGTGTTTGTTTTAAGCTTTCTGCAGGCTACAATgggtctttttttattattattggttaaTGGAGAGATTTTGAATGTGTTGGGTAAAATCCTTCATGGGAAAACTTCACGGCCTACAAAATTATGATCTTTTATTGAAGGCCTGATTTAGTGCCCGTTTGTTTCGGAAAGCGTGTTTTGAAAAACGCTTAACCAATTTTTGCGTTTGGTAAactcaaaacgcaacttttttataaaagttgcgttttgagcaTTGAGAAAAAACTGAGGAGAAATGCGGAAGGATTATGGACCCTCAggggtccataaatgaaaacgcgTTGTGTGCGTTTTGTATATTACCGTTGCAAATCcgaaaattaccgaaatacccaTCAGTCTCTCACGCCCTCATCTCTCATCTGTGTCTtttttcttcgtcttcttcctcTTCGTCTTCCTCTGCTTCTTCACCGGTCTACCCccacaatcaacaaaacccatttcaatCTTTGATATTCCGAACACAgaatcaacaaaaccaaaccaaaaataactcaaaatcaacacaaaaacaacttaaaatcaactcaaatccggaaaacccatcccaaacccaactcaaaatcaacccaaaatccatagaaaaaaaaaaacccaaaatcccaaaatccttATCTTCAGCTTCAATCATCtttatcttcatcttcatcttcatcatcatcatcatcatcattatcttcttctctggagtgtgaaaaaaaaagaataaaggatGAGTTCTGGCGTTGGTGACGATGGTTCCGATGTGTTCCGATTTGAagtgctaagaggaaaaaaaaaaaaaaaaaagaaaaaaaaaagaagaagaagaagcagagctGTGTTCTGGACCGAAGTGCtaagaggcaaaaaaaaaaaaaaaaagaaaaaaaaaaaggaagaagaagcagaTGGTGTTCTGGACCGAagtgctaagaggaaaaaaagaaaaaaaaaaagaaaagaagaagaagcaaatggTGTTCTGGACCAAAGTGCTAAGgggcaaaaaaaagaaaagaaaagaaagagagctgggaATGTTCTGGAGTCTGGACTGAGAAGATGgtagaggaaagaaggaaaaagtaaaagaaaagagagtgtGGTTGGTTACGtgggtggatgagaaaaaaagaggagaaaaaagaaaaagaaaaaaaaaggaagtagagCCACGtgtgtggagagaaaaaaaagggagaaaaaagaaattatatcataatattttcacaatatttttacaataaattttaaggtagactattgtagggacacgattgtTTAACGGCCCagtaatgatgttgggctcgcacatgaaagatccctcacaatatgatttatagagagtgggcttgaaatgCTTGCCTTTGGTCATGGGGCGATGTTCCGGTCTtgattttagaggaattcatATAGAAAAAGGAGTTGGGTTTGaacatttaagccctataaCGTCGCATCCTATgaggttggactcctcggacttggtccgAAGATCCTTAAGGTCTTACCCCGGTTACCCAACAGGGGGTTTTTTCTGTGATGTCATGTGTTATTAAAATGTT is part of the Quercus robur chromosome 9, dhQueRobu3.1, whole genome shotgun sequence genome and harbors:
- the LOC126698586 gene encoding auxin-responsive protein IAA11 isoform X1; its protein translation is MQGVVVVLGGATRSGSVSTLSMEDNNLVLSSEDSSSPDESELELGLGLSLGGTATACKPQQHYARILTAKDFPSVGSSVSVSASSSSSSSSSSCSSSLSRANVTAGTKRSADSVAAAANGASSQVVGWPPIRSYRMNSLVNQAKLPATEEFNSLIGNSKNSNTVAGKGTNNCSDKNNGSAKENGRLRSSLFVKVNMDGTPIGRKVDLSAHRCYETLAQTLEDMFHTSTSTISSIRSSGEEHDKATRSSKMLGGSSDFVLTYEDKEGDWMLVGDVPWGMFINSVRRLKIMRTSEAKGLAPRSEERNGRQRTNPI
- the LOC126698586 gene encoding auxin-responsive protein IAA11 isoform X2; the protein is MQGVVVVLGGATRSGSVSTLSMEDNNLVLSSEDSSSPDESELELGLGLSLGGTATACKPQQHYARILTAKDFPSVGSSVSVSASSSSSSSSSSCSSSLSRANVTAGTKRSADSVAAAANGASQVVGWPPIRSYRMNSLVNQAKLPATEEFNSLIGNSKNSNTVAGKGTNNCSDKNNGSAKENGRLRSSLFVKVNMDGTPIGRKVDLSAHRCYETLAQTLEDMFHTSTSTISSIRSSGEEHDKATRSSKMLGGSSDFVLTYEDKEGDWMLVGDVPWGMFINSVRRLKIMRTSEAKGLAPRSEERNGRQRTNPI